A window of the Melospiza melodia melodia isolate bMelMel2 chromosome 25, bMelMel2.pri, whole genome shotgun sequence genome harbors these coding sequences:
- the LOC134429348 gene encoding ras-related protein Rab-11A-like: protein MRGKDDEYDYLFKVVLIGDSGVGKSNLLSRFTRNEFNLESKSTIGVEFATRSIQVDNKTVKAQIWDTAGQERYRAITSAYYRGAVGALLVYDIAKYLTYENAERWLKELQDHADANIVIMLVGNKSDLRHLRAVPTDEARSFAEKHGLSFLETSALDSTNVETAFHNILSEIYHIVSQRQITGQPESEFGPSTSIEPIQVLPTQQEARQAPCCQNI, encoded by the exons ATGCGGGGCAAGGACGATGAGTACGATTATCTCTTCAAAG TTGTGCTCATCGGGGACTCGGGGGTGGGCAAGAGCAACCTGCTGTCCCGCTTCACCCGCAACGAGTTCAACCTGGAGAGCAAGAGCACCATCGGGGTGGAGTTTGCCACCAGGAGCATCCAg GTGGACAACAAGACAGTGAAGGCTCAGATCTGGGACACGGCCGGGCAGGAGCGTTACCGCGCCATCACCTCCGC GTACTACCGAGGGGCAGTGGGGGCCCTGCTGGTCTATGACATTGCCAAGTACCTGACGTACGAGAACGCCGAGCGCTGGCTCAAGGAGCTGCAGGACCACGCCGATGCCAACATTGTCATCATGCTGGTGGGCAACAAGAGTGACCTGAGGCACCTGAGGGCCGTGCCCACCGACGAGGCCAGGAGCTTTGCAG AGAAGCATGGGCTGTCCTTCCTTGAGACATCCGCTCTGGATTCCACCAACGTGGAGACGGCTTTCCACAACATCCTCTCCG AGATCTACCACATCGTGTCGCAGAGGCAGATCACAGGACAGCCAGAGTCCGAGTTTGGACCCTCCACCTCCATCGAGCCCATCCAGGTGCTGCCCACGCAGCAGGAGGCCAGGCAGGCACCGTGCTGCCAGAACATCTGA
- the MEX3A gene encoding RNA-binding protein MEX3A, giving the protein MPSLVVPGIMERNGGFGDLGCFGGSGKDRALLEDDRALQLALDQLCLLGLGEPSSSSSSSAVVLVEDSNNNNNNPPPPPPQQPPPPPPPPQQPPPPPPPPPPAAPKGSAAPSAGAAEPKLCALYKEAELRLKSSSNTTECVPVPSSEHVAEIVGRQGCKIKALRAKTNTYIKTPVRGEEPVFMVTGRREDVAMARREIISAAEHFSMIRASRNKAGTTFGSAPTLPGQVTIRVRVPYRVVGLVVGPKGATIKRIQQQTNTYIITPSRDRDPVFEITGAPGNVERAREEIETHIAVRTGKILEYNNENDFLSSSPDSGMENRYSEAWRVHTPAPGCKPLSTFRQNSLGCIGDCSVDPVYETPRLNDQNDFNYGYLFPNYGVNKQDLYYGVPESGAPMWAGQENTNPVSVLFSKQQRSSSTGAIHPNSHRSPSSSIPEPGLSGLPRRSQGEPLQGFSKLGTPAAARTSVGSSRECMVCFESEVTAALVPCGHNLFCMECAVRICERTDPECPVCHAAATQAIRIFS; this is encoded by the exons ATGCCTAGCCTGGTAGTCCCAGGGATAATGGAAAGGAACGGGGGTTTCGGCGATTTAGGCTGTTTCGGTGGGAGCGGCAAAGACAGAGCGCTGCTTGAGGATGACCGGGCGCTGCAGCTCGCCCTGgaccagctctgcctgctggggcTAGGcgagccttcctcctcctcctcctcctcggccgTGGTGCTGGTGGaggacagcaacaacaacaacaataacccgccgccgccgccgccgcagcagcccccgccgccgccgccgccgccgcagcagccgccgccgccgccgccgccgccgcccccggcggCCCCGAAGGGCTCGGCGGCGCCCAGCGCCGGGGCGGCGGAGCCCAAGTTGTGCGCGCTCTACAAGGAGGCCGAGCTGCGGCTCAAGAGCAGCTCCAACACCACCGAGTGCGTCCCGGTGCCCAGCTCCGAGCACGTGGCCGAGATCGTGGGACGGCAAG GCTGCAAGATCAAAGCCCTGCGGGCAAAGACCAACACCTACATCAAGACCCCAGTGCGAGGGGAGGAGCCGGTCTTCATGGTGACGGGGCGGCGGGAGGACGTGGCCATGGCCCGGCGGGAGATCATCTCGGCGGCCGAGCACTTCTCCATGATCAGGGCCTCGCGCAACAAGGCGGGCACCACCTTCGGCAGCGCGCCCACCCTGCCGGGGCAGGTCACCATCCGCGTGCGCGTGCCCTACCGCGTGGTGGGGCTGGTGGTGGGCCCCAAGGGAGCCACCATCAAGAGGATCCAGCAGCAGACCAACACCTACATCATCACGCCCAGCCGGGACCGGGACCCCGTCTTCGAGATCACCGGCGCGCCGGGCAACGTGGAGCGCGCCCGCGAGGAGATCGAGACGCACATCGCGGTGAGGACGGGCAAGATTCTGGAGTACAACAACGAGAACGACTTCCTCTCCAGCAGCCCCGACTCCGGCATGGAGAACCGCTACTCGGAGGCCTGGCGGGTGCACACGCCGGCGCCGGGCTGCAAGCCCCTGTCCACCTTCCGCCAGAACAGCCTGGGCTGCATCGGCGACTGCTCCGTTGACCCCGTCTACGAGACCCCCCGGCTGAACGACCAAAACGACTTCAATTACGGTTACCTCTTCCCCAACTACGGTGTGAACAAGCAGGATTTGTACTACGGGGTGCCGGAGTCGGGCGCCCCGATGTGGGCCGGGCAGGAGAACACCAACCCCGTCTCGGTGCTCTTCTCGAAGCAGCAGCGCTCCAGCAGCACCGGCGCCATCCACCCCAACTCGCACCGCTCGCCCTCCTCGTCCATCCCCGAGCCCGGCCTGTCCGGGCTGCCGCGGCGGTCGCAaggggagcccctgcagggctTCTCCAAGCTGGGCACGCCCGCCGCCGCCCGGACGTCGGTGGGCAGCAGCCGCGAGTGCATGGTGTGCTTCGAGAGCGAGGTGACGGCCGCGCTGGTGCCCTGCGGCCACAACCTCTTCTGCATGGAGTGTGCCGTGAGGATCTGCGAGAGGACTGATCCCGAGTGCCCCGTCTGCCACGCGGCAGCCACTCAGGCCATTAGAATATTTTCCTAA